A segment of the Aureliella helgolandensis genome:
CGCTAAGTCAAAAAACGGAGTCCCAACAAGCAGCTGGAGCTGAGGACACACTTCGAACGGTTCGTCAACGACTTGCAAACCTCCAACATTGCGGAGAGCCCAGCGAAGCTTGAGTACCTGAAGAGTCAGAGGCGACTACAGTCTTACCGCGAAGGTAGCCCCCCAATCAACGATAGCGGCAATCCCTCTCTCTCGCTCTCGCGGTGGGTTGATATTGTAACCTGCCAGATAATGACTTGTTGATTGAACCGCAATTTTCATTTCAGTGCGGCGGCAGTTCCGCCAATTACTCTGTAGGCGCAATCAAACTCTCTTGCTCACGCCGTGAGCTGCTACCTGAACAAACCGGTAAGCAAGCTTGAACTTGCTGTTGCTACAATTCGATTCTGATCGCAATTTTAGTATTGAGATTCAAAATCCAACGAAGTCAACAAGTCTCTTTCGCCAAGAACGAATCAAGCTTAGGGAAGCTGGGGCGCTCGCGCCGTGAGAACCGCAGCAGACACGCGTGCGGAACGCTCGGGGTCGAGCGTGGGACGACGACCGGCGATCGTGAGTGCCGCGGAAACTTGAGTTCCAGCCTCAGGCATGCGGGAAACCGGTGAGGACACTGCACCAGCCAAGACATTAGTACCGCCGAGCGTCTCTGGCGTCTCAAGGTCCGCTGTATAGTATTCGAACGGTACGCGTTGATCCTGTTGAACTTGTGCATGATGTCCGTGACGCAGTCCGTGGTGTGTGCAACACGTGGTACAGATCGTTTTGATAGACCAATCGTACTTGCAAACCGTGATCTCTTTCTTCACCTCCTCCAGCACGCACACTCGCCGCACCTCTCCGCCACGACGCGGGCCGCACTTATCCCACGGAAACTTGATGCCAGGAATGCAGATCTCCTTGGATTTCACTTCGAAGGCGGCCACATCCTCTTGTGCTTGAGACACCTCCAACACGCAGACCTGCTTCCCGCACACGCAGCAGCATCGGTGTCCACCGGCCCAGGCGGAAGCCATGGTGGAGGAAGCCAACAACAATGCAATGCTCAATAGATAACCAGATTTCATTTGACAGCCCTTTTGCAAACGACTTCGAGGAATTTGGGAGACCGCTTCGAATTGTCCACCTAGAAATCGCACATAAATCTTGTGCCTAGAATCCAATAGTCTCCCCCGTCAAAACCTCCGACAAGTTTGTGATCTCGGATATCTCCGCAGATCAGATTGGTCTGCACTTTTGAGTAGGCATTCCAATGCCAGTTGAGTCCCATCGTACAACTCTGCCCCACACCGCCCCGAATGTCCGCGTCCGACAGGTCGAGGTAGTCGTAGCGCGCGGCGAGTTGCCAGGCTCCCCAGCCACTGCCCGTGCCACCACTCAAGCGATCCACGAGGAAGAAGTTTTCATGTGGCTTCACGCGTCCGAGGGTACCGCTGCTTCGAGAAATTGGTAAATGCTCGCCGGTCAGGAAGTAGGAGGCGTACACGTAGAACCCGTGAAAGAATAAATCATCTCCCGTACCAGGAGTCACGTTGTCGCGTTGCATGAAGTTCGTCATGTATTCGCCGGTCAATTGGAATCGTCCCAAATTCAAGACGCTTTCCAATGCGATGATTTCGTACCAATCCGCGCCAGCAATGCGACCAGTGTCGAGCCAACGGGAGTCGCTACGTGCTTCGGGGCGCGTTCGGAAACGTCCTTCATTGGCGTTGGTGGCTGCGTCGCCAGCATTTCCATCGGGGTTGGAAATGGCACCAGCCAGGGCACAGTGATAGTAGCCGCGGCCCCCAGAAGCTTGGTCATACCAAGGCGTTGCGGCCAGGCGGCCATAGCCACCCATCTGCAAGGAGTCTCCGATGAAACGACCATCCGTAGAGGTATTCTCTAAATTAAAAATCCCATACCGCCAATTCACCGACTCGTCCTCGGTCACACCGTAGAAGCAAGCTCCTACACGACGTGCATCTTCATTGAACGACTCCACCACCAGAGGACGCTCGGCAAAAACGTTGTACCGCGAGCTATTGAGGTGATCGAGCCCCAACGGTCGCTTTTGATTGCCCAGTAGCAGCGTCTGATTGCCCGGTAAATGGTTCCAACCGAAATATGCATCTTTGTATTCAGGAGTCCCGGGATTGTTGAAGTCGAGTTGGATCTTCCACTCCATGTTTTGTGGGATGGCTCCATCGAACTCTAAGCGAATGCGGCGAAACTGAAAGCGATCCTCTGGATCGGTACCGTACGCGGCGGAGGTGGGATCAGAATGCTCGAGGTAGCCAATTCCGGGATCATTGTTCAAGAAGCCCCAGTAGTCCATGTGGATCCGGCCGCCCACATCGAACGTCGGCTTCTTCTGGGCATCGGCCTTGGCCTGCTTCTCGCCGTCAAGCCGATCCTTGTATTGCTCTTCAAGATCGGCGAGACGCTTATCCAGGTCAGCCTGCATCTTCGCCAAGGCGTCAACCTCACTGGCAGGCACTTTCTCCGCCAGCCCCCCAGGCTCGGTTTCCCAGGGAAGTGCCGCCATACGCATTCCATCTACCGCTGGCCCGGCCCGTTCAGCGGAATCAAAACCAGCAGCATTTGCCCCCTCCGGCCCCATTGAAAATGCTTGCTGAGCGTACCCAGAGCGACATTCCCAGCCCGCCCCCACCGCCACCAAGGCGCCCAGGAACAGTGCTATCCGCGTTATGCGTTTCATCGAGACTTTGCTTCCATGCAAAGGAGTGGATAACGAAAGCTCCGCAAATACTCCCAGCCCCAAACGAGTTGCAATCCATTGCACTTCGCCAGCTGGGGCGGTTTTAGATATCGCGTTGGTACTCCGCAGGTAACCCCATCACTTCGACGACCTTAGAATTCCCAGGACCAGGCTGACGAAGCGGCCAGTGGAAAACCGGCACGGCTCTGCCCATCGGTCGCATGGCGGAGGTCAGTGAAGGGATCGATTGCGGAAGATTGAGCTGGGCGTTCGAACTTTAATCGTTACAAGCAATGCGCCAACTACGGTAAGATTTCGTGAGAATGCAGTAAACGCGGTATTCTGGAGGTAAGACCAGTATTGCAACAACTACAACCCTCATAGTTTTACGCCCATGCCGCGAACGCCGATGGCGCGCTCGCGCACTCGTCAATAGACGAATTACCGGCAAACTCTACGCAAACCACTTAGCAGCATTGTCGTACAAGAGAGCCTGACGCTGTTTGTCATCCAAGCTCAGCGAAGTTGACAGCCAGTGATCCGCATCCTGCATCGTCGCTGCGGAGCCCACGAAATGGTCTCCCGAAACATCGCGAGCCGCCTTATCGGCCCCCACATGAACGGTACGTCCCCCCAAGGGGTATTCCCCGGGGCCAAGTCCTGCAGCACTGATAGCATCGGAGACCACCGCCAGGCGGTCGGCGGGCAGCCAATCCAGCAGGTGCCGGAAGAGCAGGGAGGGAACGTGGAAGCCATCTGCGATCACCGTAAACCGCAATTGCGAACGTTTCGCCAACGCGCGCAACAAGATGTTGTCATGACGTGGGAGCAGGGGGGGACAGCCGTTTCCAAAATGCGTGAAGAGGTCGAGCCCCTGTTCCATGCAGACCTCGAGCTCCTGCAACGACGCATTGGTATGGCCCGCCGCAACGTGCACCCCTTGCGCAACGCAGTACCGGGTCAGGGCCCCAGCCTGGTCCACTTCGGGCGCGAGGGTCACCAGCCTCAGGAAGCCCTCGGTTGCCTCATGCAAACGTTTCAGGAGATCAAGATTCGCTGGCGAAGCGTGCTGCTTGGGATGCGCACCGATATAGCCGGACTCCGGTGACAGGAACGGCCCCTCAAGGTGAATTCCACGAAAGACTTGGCCGGCAGCCCCACCGGCCTGGATCGCTGCGAGCAAATTCGCCACGCACCCAGTCATGGTCTGCTCCGAAGCAGTGATGACCGTCGGAAATGCAGTTACTACACCATGCGATTGCATCGTTCGAGCCGCCAATTCGACTTGCTCGACCGACGTGCCGGGGTCATTGAAATCGACCCCGACGTAACCGTTAATTTGCACATCAAAGTAGTGGTTCTGCATGGCATCGCTTCAGATTTTACGGTTTGTCGGAGTTGCAAGTGGGCGTCTCGAAAGGGGCGCGATGGCTAGGCTAGAGGAGCATCGGTATGCCGACAGCCCGCGCGCACATCGTCACTCAACAAGCTTGCACTCGGCTCGTCCAATACCAGCGTCACATCCTGATGTTGGCGGAGTGCGGTGGCGGGACAGTTCGGGGAAATTTCGCTTTCAATACTGGCCTTCACGGCCTCTGCCTTGCGACGGTCGGGAACCGAGCAGTAGATTTTGTCAGCCCGCAGAATCTGGCTGACGGTCATGCTAATCGCCCGCGTCGGTACGGACTCGAGACTATCAAACCATCCCTCCCCAACCTGCTGTCGGCGGCAGGCCTCGTCCAAGTCAACGAGGTGGTAGCAAGCTTTGGCCGAAAAATCGGCAGGTGGATCATTGAACGCCAAATGGCCATTCTCGCCAATGCCGCACAGCAGCAGGTCAATTTGCCGACCTTGCAACATCTGCTCCGCGTTCGCTTGGAGCGTTTCAGGTGGAAGTAGACCATCCAGATAATAGAAAGACTTCAGGGGAAGGCGATCGACAAATCGCGACGCGAGGTAACCACTGAAGGAAGCTGCGTGATCGCGGCCGATTCCTAGATATTCATCCAGATGAAAACCATTTACGCGAGACCAATCAATATCGGGTTGTTGTGTCAGACTATCTAACACCTCAAATTGACTAGAACCGGTAGCAATCACAAGATTGCATTCATCCCGGCTTGCGAGTGCATCGCGCAGGGTCTCAGCGGCCCGCTGGGCGGTAAAATGACCGAGTTCCGCTCGATCTGGCGCAATTACAATCTTCATCAGTTCAATATCCCTTGCGTAAAATCAGCATTTGCCCAGGCGGAGACTCGCCAGCATGGCAGGTGTTTCGTGGTTTG
Coding sequences within it:
- a CDS encoding N-acetylglucosamine-6-phosphate deacetylase yields the protein MQNHYFDVQINGYVGVDFNDPGTSVEQVELAARTMQSHGVVTAFPTVITASEQTMTGCVANLLAAIQAGGAAGQVFRGIHLEGPFLSPESGYIGAHPKQHASPANLDLLKRLHEATEGFLRLVTLAPEVDQAGALTRYCVAQGVHVAAGHTNASLQELEVCMEQGLDLFTHFGNGCPPLLPRHDNILLRALAKRSQLRFTVIADGFHVPSLLFRHLLDWLPADRLAVVSDAISAAGLGPGEYPLGGRTVHVGADKAARDVSGDHFVGSAATMQDADHWLSTSLSLDDKQRQALLYDNAAKWFA
- a CDS encoding OprO/OprP family phosphate-selective porin — translated: MKRITRIALFLGALVAVGAGWECRSGYAQQAFSMGPEGANAAGFDSAERAGPAVDGMRMAALPWETEPGGLAEKVPASEVDALAKMQADLDKRLADLEEQYKDRLDGEKQAKADAQKKPTFDVGGRIHMDYWGFLNNDPGIGYLEHSDPTSAAYGTDPEDRFQFRRIRLEFDGAIPQNMEWKIQLDFNNPGTPEYKDAYFGWNHLPGNQTLLLGNQKRPLGLDHLNSSRYNVFAERPLVVESFNEDARRVGACFYGVTEDESVNWRYGIFNLENTSTDGRFIGDSLQMGGYGRLAATPWYDQASGGRGYYHCALAGAISNPDGNAGDAATNANEGRFRTRPEARSDSRWLDTGRIAGADWYEIIALESVLNLGRFQLTGEYMTNFMQRDNVTPGTGDDLFFHGFYVYASYFLTGEHLPISRSSGTLGRVKPHENFFLVDRLSGGTGSGWGAWQLAARYDYLDLSDADIRGGVGQSCTMGLNWHWNAYSKVQTNLICGDIRDHKLVGGFDGGDYWILGTRFMCDF
- a CDS encoding glucosamine-6-phosphate deaminase; translation: MKIVIAPDRAELGHFTAQRAAETLRDALASRDECNLVIATGSSQFEVLDSLTQQPDIDWSRVNGFHLDEYLGIGRDHAASFSGYLASRFVDRLPLKSFYYLDGLLPPETLQANAEQMLQGRQIDLLLCGIGENGHLAFNDPPADFSAKACYHLVDLDEACRRQQVGEGWFDSLESVPTRAISMTVSQILRADKIYCSVPDRRKAEAVKASIESEISPNCPATALRQHQDVTLVLDEPSASLLSDDVRAGCRHTDAPLA